The genomic DNA TCCGTGCATCCCCGGTTTGATGAGATTCGCGATTTCGCGCGTCACGAGAACGGCTCCGAGCGGAAGCCCGCCGCCGATCGGCTTCCCGAGCGTCACGATGTCGGGAAGGATGCCGCTGATCTGGTGAGCGTAGAACGACCCGGTGCGGCCGATGCCCGACTGGACTTCGTCGCAGATGAGGACCGCGCGGTGCTTTGCGGCGAGCCTGCTGGCCGCCTGCATGTACTCGATGTCGAGCGGAATGACTCCGCCTTCTCCCATGACCGGCTCGAGGATGACGGCCGATGTGTCGTGATCGATCGCCCGTTCCAGCGAAGCGATGTCGTTCGGTTTCGCGAACGCGACTTCGCTGGCGAGCAGCGGAGCAAACGGCGTCCGGTAGGCCTCGCGGCCGGTCACCGAAAGGCTGCCGAACGTTCTTCCGTGAAAGCTTCCCTCGAGAGCGACGAGCCGGGTGCGGCCGGGATTCGCGAGACGCGCGAACTTCAGTGCTGCCTCGTTCGCCTCCGTTCCGCTGTTGCAGAAGAATGCCTTCGACAGACCGGTGGCGTGGAGAAGCCGGTCGGCGAGAATCCCCTGCCACGGGTGGTAATAGAGATTGGAGACGTGCAGCAGTCCCTTCGACGCCGCGCGCAGGGCCCGTTTGATCGCCGGGTGTCCGTGCCCGAGTACGTTGACGCCGATCCCCCCGAGAAGATCCCAGCGGGCTACTCCTTCGGCATCGACGAGCTTCGCTCCTTTCCCGGAGC from Acidobacteriota bacterium includes the following:
- a CDS encoding acetylornithine/succinylornithine family transaminase, which codes for MRSSKEWEGLALLQHDVSNESVELREESYVLGTYARTSFHPRSGKGAKLVDAEGVARWDLLGGIGVNVLGHGHPAIKRALRAASKGLLHVSNLYYHPWQGILADRLLHATGLSKAFFCNSGTEANEAALKFARLANPGRTRLVALEGSFHGRTFGSLSVTGREAYRTPFAPLLASEVAFAKPNDIASLERAIDHDTSAVILEPVMGEGGVIPLDIEYMQAASRLAAKHRAVLICDEVQSGIGRTGSFYAHQISGILPDIVTLGKPIGGGLPLGAVLVTREIANLIKPGMHGTTFGGNPVACQLGIAVLQTIANERLLDHVTALGDFLESRLRPLVGTLGIVDVRGAGLIQGIELDQPAAPIVGKLFDHGFIAGTAGDRVIRILPPYIIEKKTLAGFVSTLEKILKEN